The following are from one region of the Melopsittacus undulatus isolate bMelUnd1 chromosome W unlocalized genomic scaffold, bMelUnd1.mat.Z SUPER_W_unloc_6, whole genome shotgun sequence genome:
- the LOC117438295 gene encoding LOW QUALITY PROTEIN: cell division cycle-associated protein 2-like (The sequence of the model RefSeq protein was modified relative to this genomic sequence to represent the inferred CDS: inserted 1 base in 1 codon; substituted 2 bases at 2 genomic stop codons), which produces MHRRPKNVNAPLKVKENESVCPEEKEEAICPGLSKCQKICNVTKSKVIKASRKENVSDWNQVQLQECTLRYSTGLGKESCHNKVEDGSCQYTRSFSGSPARNVVIEPPLPLNSKENLSRSRPVSLGGEYYFTPNRNKAEESDCGISEKXKKXVGFASVTTGEFGITQESFTIPSLGKSPTPLKFCRRSTIGVRGSPENNALIQYLAQQRSKRKKAAFAQVSPLKYKPARLLKDKLYAFQTSFKFVQEAEVETGSSGLSQVDAASQGTGSSQNKVCFTEEQNLDQCSEKFMSGDNGADLKENQRQNLTSSSKPDTEILSSCQDAAVTEPAAADSKEWVYEQHNPVESLESVVTKDVLETGHDSSCEHITKDIASNVMSDLSRRIVSFAEEPSLGIVIDRGGGESLAVSSCAETFEAVQTEKTETWSSETLKKRVTFGEVLSPEIFDXALPANTPLHKGASPVRHPGLQSNSLSSRSSFLEEPFLQLSFDCSNECIEPLQESLEDSVAAEDLLPVESAEAESDKSDMTKTPSSTKRKCSTISEETDFSISKATSNQNAKDTQNQGKNKVQGQRTVTMSARQNLHWYKSPITAFYSSSGKLRSMFT; this is translated from the exons ATGCACAGGCGACCTAAGAATGTAAATGCTCCCCTGaaagttaaagaaaatgagagtgTCTGtcctgaagagaaggaggaggccATTTGCCCTGGTCTCTCAAAATGCCAGAAGATTTGCAATGTGACTAAATCAAAAGTCATCAAGGCATCCAGGAAGGAGAATGTCAGTGACTGGAACCAAGTGCAGTTGCAAGAATGCACCCTGAGATACAGCACAGGCCTCGGGAAGGAATCGTGCCACAACAAGGTAGAGGACGGTAGCTGTCAGTATACTCGGAGCTTTTCTGGTTCACCAGCAAGGAATGTGGTCATTGAACCTCCCTTGCCTTTGAACAGCAAGGAAAATTTGTCACGAAGTAGGCCTGTTTCTTTGGGTGGTGAATACTACTTCACACCTaatagaaacaaagcagaagaatcTGATTGTGGAATAtcagagaaatagaaaa ctGTTGGTTTTGCATCTGTAACAACTGGTGAATTTGGGATTACTCAAGAAAGCTTCACTATACCATCTCTTGGGAAATCTCCAACTCCATTAAAATTTTGCCGAAGATCAACAATTGGAGTACGGGGTTCACCAGAAAATAACGCCCTTATTCAGTACCTTGCCCAGcagagaagcaaaaggaaaaaagcagcttttgcaCAGGTTAgtcctttaaaatacaaacctgCCAGGTTGTTGAAGGACAAGTTATATGCTTTTCAAACATCTTTTAAATTTGTACAAGAAGCTGAAGTGGAAACTGGCTCCTCTGGACTGTCACAAGTGGATGCTGCTTCCCAGGGAACGGGCTCTTCTCAGAACAAAGTCTGTTTTACAGAAGAGCAGAACCTGGATCAGTGCAGTGAAAAGTTCATGTCTGGTGACAATGGAGCTGATCTGAAAGAGAATCAAAGACAAAATTTGACTAGCAGCAGTAAGCCTGATACCGAGATCTTGTCTTCATGCCAAGATGCAGCTGTCActgagcctgctgctgctgattcaAAGGAATGGGTTTATGAGCAGCACAATCCTGTTGAGTCGTTAGAGAGTGTTGTAACTAAAGATGTCTTAGAAACAGGCCATGATTCTAGTTGTGAACACATCACTAAAGACATTGCAAGTAATGTTATGTCAGATCTAAGCAGAAGGATAGTCAGCTTTGCAGAAGAGCCCAGTCTGGGAAT TGTGATtgacagaggaggaggtgaatCTCTTGCAGTCTCCAGTTGTGCAGAAACCTTTGAAGcagtgcaaacagaaaaaacagaaacatggaGCTCCGAAACGCTAAAGAAGAGAGTCACTTTTGGAGAAGTCCTGAGCCCAGAAATATTTGATTAAGCTTTACCTGCAAATACTCCACTGCACAAAGGAGCAAGCCCAGTCAGACATCCAGGCCTACAAAGCAACAGCCTTTCTTCAAGGTCAAGTTTCCTTGAGGAACCgttcctgcagctgagctttgATTGCAGCAATGAATGTATTGAGCCTCTTCAAGAGTCACTGGAGGATTCTGTTGCTGCAGAAGACCTTTTACCTGTTGAAAGTGCAGAAGCAGAAAGTGACAAATCTGATATGACAAAAACTCCTTCTTCTACTAAAAGGAAGTGTAGCACCATTTCAGAGGAGACCGATTTCAGCATCTCAAAAGCCACAAGTAATCAGAATGCTAAGGATACTCAAAATCAAGGAAAGAACAAGGTTCAAGGACAAAGGACCGTAACCAtgtctgct